In the genome of Myxococcus stipitatus, one region contains:
- the atpD gene encoding F0F1 ATP synthase subunit beta, translating to MSAQVPTAGKIIQVLGPVVDVEFPPGGLPEVYVALKVTNPNLSNDADNLVLEVAQHLGENTVRTIAMDSTEGLARGTAVKNTGAPIQVPVGKATLGRILNVTGEPVDEMGPVKSQEYWPIHRAPPPFTEQDVRVQMFETGIKVIDLLAPYTRGGKIGLFGGAGVGKTVLLQELIRNVAIERGGFSVFAGVGERTREGNDLYHEMQDTGVIKTDNLEASQAVLVYGQMNEPPGARARVALSALTMAEYFRDVEGRDVLLFVDNIFRFTQAGSEVSALLGRIPSAVGYQPTLATEMGGLQERITSTTKGSITSVQAIYVPADDLTDPAPATAFAHLDATTVLNRSIAELAIFPAVDPLDSTSRILDPGIIGQDHYAVARKVQGILQRYKELQDIIAILGMDELSEDDKLVVARARKIQKFLSQPFFVAQVFTGKEGRYVKLQDTIQGFKEIAEGKHDDIPEGAFYMAGTISEVVENARKMVA from the coding sequence ATGAGCGCTCAAGTTCCTACGGCAGGCAAAATCATCCAGGTTCTCGGCCCCGTGGTCGACGTCGAGTTTCCGCCCGGCGGTCTTCCGGAAGTGTACGTCGCCCTGAAGGTGACGAACCCGAACCTGAGCAACGACGCCGACAACCTGGTGCTCGAGGTGGCTCAGCACCTGGGTGAGAACACGGTGCGCACCATCGCCATGGACTCCACCGAGGGTCTGGCGCGTGGCACGGCGGTGAAGAACACGGGCGCTCCCATCCAGGTGCCGGTGGGCAAGGCGACCCTGGGCCGCATCCTGAACGTCACCGGTGAGCCGGTGGACGAGATGGGCCCCGTGAAGTCGCAGGAGTACTGGCCCATCCACCGCGCGCCCCCTCCGTTCACGGAGCAGGACGTGCGCGTGCAGATGTTCGAGACGGGCATCAAGGTCATCGACCTGCTCGCTCCCTACACCCGCGGCGGCAAGATTGGCCTGTTCGGCGGCGCCGGCGTCGGCAAGACGGTGCTCCTGCAGGAGCTCATCCGCAACGTCGCCATCGAGCGCGGCGGCTTCTCCGTGTTCGCCGGCGTCGGTGAGCGCACCCGCGAGGGCAACGACCTGTACCACGAGATGCAGGACACGGGCGTCATCAAGACCGACAACCTGGAGGCCAGCCAGGCCGTCCTCGTGTACGGCCAGATGAACGAGCCGCCCGGTGCCCGCGCTCGCGTCGCGCTCTCCGCGCTGACGATGGCCGAGTACTTCCGCGACGTGGAGGGCCGTGACGTGCTCCTCTTCGTGGACAACATCTTCCGCTTCACCCAGGCCGGCTCGGAAGTGTCCGCCCTCCTGGGCCGCATCCCGAGCGCCGTGGGTTACCAGCCCACGCTGGCCACCGAGATGGGCGGTCTGCAGGAGCGCATCACCTCCACGACCAAGGGCTCCATCACGTCCGTGCAGGCCATCTACGTGCCCGCCGACGACCTGACGGACCCGGCGCCCGCCACCGCGTTCGCCCACCTGGACGCGACGACGGTGCTCAACCGCTCCATCGCGGAGCTCGCCATCTTCCCCGCCGTGGACCCGCTCGACTCCACCAGCCGCATCCTGGACCCGGGCATCATCGGCCAGGACCACTACGCGGTGGCTCGCAAGGTCCAGGGCATCCTGCAGCGCTACAAGGAGCTCCAGGACATCATCGCCATCCTCGGCATGGACGAGCTCTCCGAGGACGACAAGCTGGTCGTGGCGCGCGCCCGCAAGATCCAGAAGTTCCTGTCGCAGCCCTTCTTCGTGGCCCAGGTCTTCACGGGCAAGGAAGGCCGCTACGTGAAGCTCCAGGACACCATCCAGGGCTTCAAGGAGATCGCCGAGGGCAAGCACGACGACATCCCCGAGGGCGCCTTCTACATGGCGGGCACCATCAGCGAGGTTGTCGAGAACGCCCGGAAGATGGTGGCGTAG
- a CDS encoding prohibitin family protein yields MKRLGMLLGVLLLASGCGFETIPSGHGGIGFDSFGSGTLREPYGEGMHVMRPGKSLIVYDLRVQEMKDELSVLSNNGLDLRVDSSVRYRVDPAKLFELHTQTGPRYADILIAPITRSEARKVFGRYAPEEIYSTKREQIEKEIFDEVTRALKDKHVVVEAILVRDVTLPTAIREAIADKLAEEQRSQKMRFTLDKERQEAERRQIEAEGIAKYQTIVRQGLTEEYLRFKGIEATEKLAASPNSKVVIVGGGSKGNLPLVYQVGEK; encoded by the coding sequence GTGAAGCGACTGGGGATGCTGTTGGGCGTGCTGCTCCTGGCAAGCGGGTGTGGGTTCGAGACCATCCCCAGCGGCCACGGGGGGATTGGCTTCGACTCGTTCGGCAGCGGCACGCTGCGGGAGCCGTACGGCGAGGGCATGCACGTGATGCGGCCGGGCAAGTCGCTCATCGTGTACGACCTGCGCGTCCAGGAGATGAAGGACGAGTTGAGCGTCCTGTCCAACAACGGCCTGGACCTGCGGGTGGACTCCAGCGTGCGCTACCGGGTGGACCCGGCGAAGCTGTTCGAGCTGCACACGCAGACGGGGCCCCGGTACGCGGACATCCTCATCGCCCCCATCACCCGCTCGGAGGCCCGCAAGGTGTTCGGCCGCTACGCGCCGGAGGAGATCTACTCGACCAAGCGCGAGCAGATTGAAAAGGAGATCTTCGACGAGGTGACCCGGGCCCTGAAGGACAAGCACGTTGTCGTGGAGGCCATCCTGGTCCGCGACGTGACGCTGCCCACCGCCATCCGGGAGGCCATCGCCGACAAGCTGGCCGAGGAGCAGCGCAGCCAGAAGATGCGCTTCACCCTGGACAAGGAGCGCCAGGAGGCCGAGCGCCGGCAGATCGAAGCCGAGGGCATCGCCAAGTACCAGACCATCGTCCGCCAGGGGCTCACCGAGGAGTACCTGCGCTTCAAGGGCATCGAGGCGACCGAGAAGCTGGCCGCCAGCCCCAACTCCAAGGTGGTCATCGTGGGCGGCGGCTCGAAGGGCAACCTGCCGCTGGTGTACCAGGTGGGCGAAAAGTAG
- the atpG gene encoding ATP synthase F1 subunit gamma produces MASLRDIRKRIRSVKNTRQITKAMKMVSAAKLRKAQDAILAARPYATMLDQIIADLSARSGDDNLTHPLLAARPVKRVELITLTSDRGLAGGFNSNVTRRANRFLYENTGLENIQISTVGRKGNDFFRNRNQNVRKDFGGLYQRLNYRAAADIAEELVASYLNGEVDAVHIVYNEFISAINQKVVVTQLLPLQTLGSGGAPSEGAASMVDFKYEPDRQAVLDRLVPQAVNIKLYRALLESVASEHGARMSAMENATSNASDMISSLTLTYNRTRQAVITKELMEIVSGAEALK; encoded by the coding sequence ATGGCGTCCCTTCGCGACATCCGCAAGCGCATCCGCTCGGTGAAGAACACGCGGCAGATCACCAAGGCCATGAAGATGGTCTCCGCCGCGAAGCTGCGCAAGGCGCAGGACGCCATCCTCGCCGCCCGTCCGTACGCGACGATGTTGGATCAGATCATCGCGGACCTGTCGGCGCGCTCTGGTGACGACAACCTCACCCACCCGCTGCTGGCGGCCCGTCCCGTCAAGCGCGTGGAGCTCATCACCCTGACGTCGGACCGCGGCCTCGCCGGCGGCTTCAACTCCAACGTCACCCGCCGCGCCAACCGGTTCCTGTACGAGAACACGGGCCTGGAGAACATCCAGATCTCCACGGTGGGCCGCAAGGGCAACGACTTCTTCCGCAACCGCAACCAGAACGTGCGCAAGGACTTCGGCGGCCTGTACCAGCGCCTGAACTACCGCGCCGCCGCGGACATCGCCGAGGAGCTGGTCGCCAGCTACCTCAACGGCGAGGTGGACGCCGTCCACATCGTCTACAACGAGTTCATCAGCGCCATTAACCAGAAGGTCGTCGTCACCCAGCTCCTGCCCCTGCAGACGCTGGGCTCGGGCGGGGCTCCGTCCGAGGGCGCCGCCTCCATGGTGGATTTCAAGTACGAGCCCGACCGCCAGGCCGTGCTGGACCGCCTGGTTCCCCAGGCCGTCAACATCAAGCTCTACCGCGCCCTCCTGGAGAGCGTGGCCAGCGAGCACGGCGCCCGCATGAGCGCCATGGAGAACGCGACCTCCAACGCCTCCGACATGATTTCCAGCCTGACGCTCACCTACAACCGCACCCGTCAGGCGGTCATCACCAAGGAGCTCATGGAGATCGTCTCCGGCGCCGAGGCCCTCAAGTAG
- a CDS encoding response regulator transcription factor translates to MAPARPVLIVEDDLDIREALQAYLELQGYAVRSAGDGREALAHLAASPSPSLILLDMGLPVMDGHRVLTARASAPALSRVPVVILSADTERMSPRDRAVYAASQGVAAFLPKPVDPRRLLETLERLLPGQAEVRTDAPS, encoded by the coding sequence ATGGCCCCCGCCCGACCCGTGCTCATCGTCGAGGACGACCTGGACATCCGTGAGGCACTCCAGGCCTATCTGGAGCTCCAAGGGTATGCCGTGCGCTCGGCGGGGGATGGGCGCGAGGCGCTGGCGCACCTGGCGGCCTCCCCGAGCCCCTCGCTCATCCTGTTGGACATGGGGTTGCCGGTGATGGACGGGCACCGGGTGCTGACGGCTCGGGCGAGCGCGCCGGCGCTCTCGCGGGTGCCGGTCGTCATCCTGTCCGCGGACACGGAGAGGATGAGTCCTCGGGATAGAGCGGTGTACGCGGCCAGCCAGGGAGTGGCGGCGTTCCTGCCGAAGCCGGTGGACCCTCGGCGGTTGCTGGAGACACTCGAGCGGTTGTTGCCAGGACAGGCCGAGGTCCGGACGGACGCGCCTTCCTGA
- a CDS encoding SanA/YdcF family protein codes for MKPTRASGIWARRALVLLLVGVVGLLGLSYLVRVSYEERIVPLADAPDAPVALVFGAGLAPGAVPSPVLAQRLDMAMALWRAGKVRAVLVSGDEVKPFHHETRAMRRYLLARGVPEDVVLGDEAGLSTYDSCLRARAVFGASKALLVTQRFHLPRALFIANSVGIDAWGVAADEGRSTPWRYTVRETLSRVLALGMVVLKVEPVYPTGRAADPKG; via the coding sequence ATGAAGCCAACCCGAGCGAGCGGTATCTGGGCGCGCAGGGCCCTTGTCCTCCTGCTCGTGGGCGTGGTGGGCCTGCTCGGTCTCTCGTACCTGGTGCGAGTGAGCTACGAGGAGCGCATCGTGCCGTTGGCGGACGCGCCGGATGCGCCCGTGGCGCTGGTGTTCGGCGCGGGCCTGGCGCCGGGCGCGGTGCCCTCTCCGGTGCTGGCACAGCGGCTGGACATGGCGATGGCGCTGTGGCGCGCGGGCAAGGTGCGCGCGGTGCTGGTGAGTGGGGACGAGGTGAAGCCGTTCCACCACGAGACGCGGGCCATGCGGCGCTACCTGCTGGCTCGGGGCGTGCCGGAGGACGTGGTGCTGGGGGATGAGGCGGGGCTGTCGACGTATGACAGCTGCCTGCGGGCCCGCGCGGTGTTCGGGGCGAGCAAGGCGTTGCTGGTGACGCAGCGGTTTCATCTGCCACGAGCGCTGTTCATCGCGAACTCGGTGGGAATCGACGCGTGGGGTGTGGCGGCGGATGAGGGCCGCTCGACACCTTGGCGGTACACGGTGCGCGAGACGCTGTCGCGGGTGCTGGCGCTGGGGATGGTGGTGCTGAAGGTGGAGCCCGTCTACCCCACGGGCCGCGCGGCGGACCCCAAGGGCTGA
- a CDS encoding thioredoxin family protein, with product MAHPVSYEGTPENFDQLVLEPKGELVVVDFWGDGCPNCEVYAAAEPMLLSELEGAAMRVVKVNAYQHESLAHRFGLYGIPTFLLFRDGKLIGKMSQYYGKEYFLGVVREHLPAAHGSQA from the coding sequence ATGGCGCATCCAGTCAGCTATGAGGGAACCCCAGAGAACTTCGACCAGCTCGTCCTGGAGCCCAAGGGCGAACTGGTGGTCGTGGACTTCTGGGGCGATGGCTGCCCGAACTGCGAGGTCTACGCGGCGGCCGAACCCATGCTCCTCTCGGAGCTGGAGGGCGCCGCCATGCGAGTGGTGAAGGTGAACGCCTACCAGCACGAGTCACTGGCTCACCGCTTCGGCCTCTACGGCATCCCCACGTTCCTGCTGTTCCGCGACGGGAAGCTCATCGGGAAGATGAGTCAGTACTACGGCAAGGAGTACTTCCTCGGCGTCGTCCGCGAGCACCTGCCCGCCGCACACGGAAGCCAAGCGTAG
- a CDS encoding HEAT repeat domain-containing protein, whose amino-acid sequence MAVLPLPARNPAEAAFIREMQEEHFSEIEFLLEQRQTRLMDESSQWEDLADLEERLAAHVDAMRIQQDVSVPLAQEGLADGDEPRLMAAVYVLASVMEEAELDGFLQEMEHAAEDLVPVWAQALALAERPGLLKWLGPLLRSSRDEVRVAAVRIMGRRLEGGAELLVPLLDSPSAEVRGAAGGALAQLGHVPACSVMENQLLAPPGSEWGELALAALCLGSSRVLPLCRTMGRAGGPNSKDLPRLLALAGDERDWPLLQQWKARPDTALVALEAMGVLGAVEAIPCLMDELAGEAREHRLVAAGALNLMTGAALQQVVKVPAEDEDDPPRELRLPSTDRAAWEQWWKENRARFQGIKRVRLGKPYAVESSLDELTSPESSRETRKRAWAELAIRSRHHVGMDLDGPVLGQKQGLAEWRKRLRR is encoded by the coding sequence ATGGCTGTGCTCCCGCTGCCCGCGCGGAATCCCGCCGAAGCCGCGTTCATCCGTGAAATGCAGGAGGAGCACTTCTCGGAAATCGAGTTCCTGCTCGAGCAGCGCCAGACGCGCCTGATGGACGAGTCTTCTCAGTGGGAAGACCTCGCGGACCTGGAGGAGCGCCTCGCCGCGCATGTCGATGCCATGCGCATCCAGCAGGACGTCTCCGTGCCCCTGGCGCAGGAGGGCCTCGCGGATGGAGATGAGCCGCGGCTGATGGCCGCGGTGTACGTCCTGGCCTCGGTCATGGAGGAGGCGGAGCTGGACGGGTTCCTCCAGGAGATGGAGCACGCCGCGGAGGACCTGGTGCCTGTCTGGGCTCAGGCACTGGCCTTGGCGGAGCGTCCTGGGTTGCTGAAGTGGCTCGGCCCCCTGCTGCGCTCGTCGCGCGACGAGGTTCGTGTCGCGGCGGTTCGCATCATGGGGCGTCGGCTGGAGGGAGGGGCCGAGCTGCTCGTGCCATTGTTGGATTCTCCTTCGGCCGAGGTGCGCGGGGCGGCGGGCGGGGCGCTCGCGCAGCTGGGACATGTTCCCGCGTGCTCCGTGATGGAGAATCAGCTGCTCGCTCCACCTGGAAGCGAGTGGGGGGAGCTGGCGCTGGCGGCGCTGTGTCTGGGGTCTTCCCGAGTGCTTCCGCTCTGCCGGACGATGGGCCGTGCTGGAGGGCCGAATTCGAAGGACTTGCCCCGGCTCCTGGCGCTGGCTGGGGATGAGCGGGACTGGCCCCTGCTTCAGCAATGGAAGGCCCGCCCTGACACGGCGCTGGTCGCGCTGGAGGCCATGGGCGTCCTGGGGGCTGTCGAGGCCATTCCTTGTCTGATGGATGAGCTCGCGGGTGAGGCCCGCGAGCATCGGCTGGTCGCGGCTGGTGCGCTGAACCTCATGACAGGGGCGGCGCTTCAGCAGGTCGTGAAGGTCCCGGCGGAGGATGAGGATGACCCGCCGCGGGAGCTGCGTCTCCCCAGCACGGACCGGGCTGCCTGGGAGCAATGGTGGAAGGAGAATCGCGCCCGCTTTCAGGGCATCAAGCGGGTGCGGCTGGGAAAGCCCTATGCGGTGGAGAGCAGCCTGGACGAGCTCACTTCTCCCGAGAGCTCACGTGAGACTCGGAAGAGGGCATGGGCGGAGCTCGCCATTCGCTCTCGGCATCACGTGGGGATGGACCTCGATGGCCCGGTGCTTGGGCAGAAGCAGGGGCTCGCTGAGTGGCGGAAGCGCTTGCGTCGGTGA
- a CDS encoding DUF6484 domain-containing protein — protein MAANDEKAGAERVASVEVSSQEPILGSRVGRLVSRGAHGALHVDFEGNSQGPVPARAAVSLTPEEWERAVNARQAVVLLFEKGDPALPLVMGVVQAPSETPLLDVMLEERAKGGPVEVRLDGQPRTVKLEAQDELVLRCGKSSVTLRSDGKIVIRGTQVETRASGVNRIKGGSVQIN, from the coding sequence ATGGCCGCGAACGACGAGAAGGCGGGAGCCGAGCGGGTGGCCTCGGTGGAGGTTTCATCCCAGGAGCCCATCCTGGGGAGCCGCGTGGGACGGCTGGTCTCTCGGGGGGCCCATGGCGCGCTGCACGTGGACTTCGAGGGCAACTCCCAAGGGCCCGTGCCGGCGCGCGCCGCCGTGTCATTGACGCCGGAGGAGTGGGAGCGGGCGGTGAATGCCCGGCAGGCCGTGGTGCTGCTCTTCGAGAAGGGGGACCCCGCGCTTCCCCTCGTCATGGGGGTGGTGCAGGCCCCCAGCGAGACGCCGCTGTTGGATGTGATGTTGGAGGAGCGCGCGAAGGGCGGACCGGTGGAGGTCCGCTTGGATGGTCAGCCGCGCACGGTGAAGCTGGAGGCGCAGGATGAGCTGGTCCTGCGCTGCGGGAAGAGCTCCGTCACGCTGCGGAGCGACGGCAAGATTGTCATCCGAGGAACCCAGGTGGAGACGCGCGCCTCTGGCGTGAACCGCATCAAGGGCGGCTCGGTGCAGATCAACTAG
- a CDS encoding type VI secretion system Vgr family protein: MTIATAPLAASQSEFDFEAGPHGAGELAVLSFKGTEALNALYSVEVDLVPGLDVIVDAQALLGEPALLTFQLGDGSARFFHGIIAHWSTWDVGATGERKRHRARVVPRLWTLKYMKRSRIFQNLSVPDIAQKVLKEGNVEFRLALSGSYSKREYCVQYRESNLDFLLRLFEEEGIVFFFEHGQGSHTLVLTDDPSAHEPLVGESKLVFREESRMVAGADSVQTFSSRLEIQPGAVMLRDYNFLTPAVDLSTDAQSDDGDAVLEVYDYPGRYSDAGGGKSYSKIRLEELRARAETASGTSTSRRLTPGYVFELDEHPRPHLNGEYLLLSVSHEGRQPEVLVDARSAQGADGPSGYRGEFTCQRSSVPFRPERRTERPRIGGAQTAVVVGPAGEEIHTDEHGRIKVQFHWDREGKGDDKSSCWIRVSQAWAGPGWGALYLPRIGQEVVVEFLEGDPDRPLVTGSVYNGHNPPPLSLPDEKTKSTLRSSSSPGGDGFNELRFEDAAGNEEVFFHAQKDFNIVVENDKSQKVGGNETLRVEKDRSREVLGNQKLSVGKDDSTVVGGNQTLDVTKDRSTTVGGNHTEAVTGSQSISVGGTQSTTVMLASTENVGLGKALNVGGGYAINVGAAMNEIVVGLKSEQVGGAKVEMVGAKKSEMVKGSRTLKVGGDLSETVGKKRNLKVTKDFLVNVNAAMTVKAKDTYALGAKEIVLSAEEQFTLKVGSATIQVKKNGDVVIKGAKLEMTASGDIIMKASKIGEN, translated from the coding sequence ATGACGATTGCCACCGCGCCCTTGGCGGCGAGCCAGTCGGAGTTCGATTTCGAAGCGGGTCCCCACGGAGCCGGGGAGCTGGCGGTCCTCTCGTTCAAGGGGACCGAGGCGCTCAACGCGCTCTACTCCGTGGAAGTGGACCTGGTGCCGGGCCTGGACGTCATCGTCGACGCCCAGGCCTTGCTGGGGGAGCCCGCGCTGCTCACCTTCCAGCTGGGAGACGGGTCCGCCCGGTTCTTCCACGGCATCATCGCGCACTGGAGCACCTGGGACGTGGGGGCCACGGGAGAGCGCAAGCGTCATCGCGCCCGCGTGGTGCCCAGGTTGTGGACGCTCAAGTACATGAAGCGCAGCCGCATCTTCCAGAACCTCTCGGTGCCGGACATCGCCCAGAAGGTCTTGAAGGAAGGCAACGTCGAGTTCCGGCTGGCGCTCTCCGGGAGCTATTCCAAGCGTGAGTACTGCGTGCAGTACCGCGAATCCAACCTCGACTTCCTGCTCCGCCTGTTCGAGGAGGAAGGCATCGTCTTCTTCTTCGAGCACGGACAGGGGAGCCACACGCTGGTGCTCACGGATGACCCGTCCGCGCACGAGCCGCTGGTGGGGGAGTCCAAGCTCGTCTTCCGGGAGGAGAGCCGGATGGTGGCCGGCGCGGACTCGGTGCAGACGTTCTCGTCCCGGCTGGAGATCCAGCCGGGGGCGGTGATGCTGCGCGACTACAACTTCCTGACGCCGGCGGTGGACCTGAGCACGGATGCCCAGTCGGACGATGGGGACGCGGTGCTGGAGGTGTATGACTATCCGGGGCGCTACTCGGACGCCGGCGGAGGAAAGAGCTACTCGAAGATTCGCTTGGAGGAGCTCCGGGCTCGTGCGGAGACCGCCTCGGGGACCAGCACGAGCCGCAGGCTGACGCCTGGATATGTCTTTGAGCTGGACGAGCATCCCCGCCCCCACCTCAATGGCGAGTACCTGCTCCTGTCGGTGTCGCACGAGGGCCGGCAGCCGGAGGTGCTGGTGGATGCGCGCTCGGCGCAAGGGGCCGATGGGCCGTCTGGATACCGCGGTGAGTTCACGTGCCAGCGCTCCTCCGTGCCCTTCCGGCCGGAGCGCCGGACGGAGCGGCCGCGCATCGGCGGCGCGCAGACGGCGGTGGTGGTGGGGCCCGCGGGCGAGGAGATCCACACCGACGAGCACGGGCGCATCAAGGTCCAGTTCCACTGGGACCGGGAGGGGAAGGGCGACGACAAGAGCTCGTGCTGGATTCGGGTGAGCCAGGCCTGGGCGGGACCGGGCTGGGGCGCGCTGTACCTGCCTCGCATCGGCCAGGAGGTGGTGGTGGAGTTCCTGGAAGGGGACCCTGACCGCCCCCTGGTGACGGGCAGCGTCTACAACGGACACAATCCTCCCCCGCTGTCGCTGCCGGACGAGAAGACGAAGAGCACGCTTCGCTCGAGCTCGAGTCCTGGGGGCGACGGGTTCAACGAGCTGCGCTTCGAGGACGCCGCGGGCAACGAGGAGGTGTTCTTCCACGCGCAGAAGGACTTCAACATCGTCGTGGAGAACGACAAGTCCCAGAAGGTGGGCGGCAACGAGACGCTGCGCGTGGAGAAGGACCGCAGCCGCGAGGTGCTGGGCAACCAGAAGCTCTCGGTGGGCAAGGACGACTCCACCGTGGTGGGCGGCAACCAGACGCTGGATGTGACGAAGGACCGCTCGACCACGGTGGGAGGCAACCACACGGAGGCCGTCACGGGGTCTCAGTCCATCAGCGTGGGAGGGACTCAGTCGACGACGGTGATGCTCGCGTCCACGGAGAACGTGGGCCTGGGCAAGGCGCTCAACGTGGGCGGGGGCTACGCCATCAACGTGGGCGCGGCCATGAACGAGATTGTCGTCGGGCTCAAGTCGGAGCAGGTGGGTGGGGCGAAGGTGGAGATGGTGGGGGCGAAGAAGAGCGAGATGGTGAAGGGCAGCCGGACGCTGAAGGTCGGCGGAGACCTGAGCGAGACGGTGGGGAAGAAGCGCAACCTCAAGGTGACCAAGGACTTCCTCGTCAACGTGAACGCGGCGATGACGGTGAAGGCCAAGGACACCTATGCGCTCGGCGCGAAGGAGATTGTCCTGTCCGCCGAGGAGCAGTTCACGCTCAAGGTCGGCAGCGCCACCATCCAGGTGAAGAAGAACGGAGACGTGGTCATCAAGGGCGCGAAGCTGGAGATGACGGCGAGCGGCGACATCATCATGAAGGCCTCGAAGATTGGGGAGAACTGA